One window of the Candidatus Chryseobacterium colombiense genome contains the following:
- a CDS encoding ABC transporter permease, producing the protein MKNIAFYIASRYLLSKKGSTAVTFITWLAVGAMTVAVTAMFVIISVFSGLEDFNKDLIANLHADLTLKSSSGKTIKNIQQTETALKKNKEIVSFSKVIEEKVYINYNGKGDIAYLRGVDSSYTKVNPIDKSIFYGTYPSFKYSNEVLMEHSLKNRLSIPIDSTSDFATVFMPKPGTGIINKEEDIYNKKNIFVTGVFPGNDQLNNYIIAPIELTEELLDLPKQSAYQIVIKLKNPENADLVKQNLVSQLGKSIEVKTKEEENAAFWKMINTEKLFIYLIFALVIFITTFNLAGAIIILQLDKKEQARSLISLGFPLAHLRKTYFYTGVLIVVLGIISGLILGTLLCYFQQYTEFFKAIGTLPFPIKIVGNNYIIVALTAAVFGILISWFFSKISKDYITKS; encoded by the coding sequence TTGAAGAACATTGCATTTTATATCGCATCCCGCTACCTTTTGTCAAAAAAAGGGAGTACTGCCGTTACGTTTATTACGTGGCTTGCTGTGGGAGCGATGACTGTAGCCGTGACAGCAATGTTCGTTATTATTTCTGTTTTCTCCGGACTGGAAGATTTTAATAAAGATCTTATTGCCAATCTGCATGCCGATCTTACCTTAAAAAGCAGCTCAGGAAAAACCATTAAAAATATACAACAGACCGAAACCGCTTTAAAAAAGAACAAAGAAATTGTAAGCTTTTCTAAAGTGATTGAAGAAAAAGTTTATATCAACTACAATGGCAAAGGGGATATTGCTTATTTACGAGGGGTAGATTCTTCTTATACTAAAGTAAATCCTATCGATAAAAGTATATTCTACGGAACCTATCCAAGCTTCAAGTATTCCAATGAAGTTCTTATGGAGCATTCCCTTAAAAATAGACTTTCTATTCCTATAGATTCCACTTCTGATTTTGCTACAGTTTTCATGCCTAAACCCGGTACAGGAATCATCAATAAAGAAGAGGATATTTATAACAAGAAAAATATTTTTGTAACGGGAGTTTTTCCGGGGAATGATCAGCTTAACAACTATATAATAGCTCCGATTGAGCTTACCGAGGAACTGCTGGATCTTCCCAAGCAATCTGCCTATCAAATTGTGATTAAACTCAAAAATCCTGAAAACGCAGACCTTGTAAAACAAAATTTAGTTTCGCAACTTGGTAAAAGTATTGAAGTCAAAACTAAAGAAGAGGAAAATGCTGCTTTCTGGAAAATGATTAATACCGAAAAGCTATTTATATACCTTATTTTTGCTTTAGTTATTTTCATTACTACTTTTAATCTTGCAGGCGCAATCATTATTCTCCAGCTTGATAAAAAAGAACAGGCCCGTTCATTGATTTCTCTTGGATTTCCTTTAGCGCATTTAAGAAAAACATACTTCTATACGGGAGTTCTTATTGTAGTCTTAGGAATTATTTCCGGACTGATTCTAGGTACGCTCTTATGCTACTTCCAGCAGTATACTGAATTTTTCAAAGCCATAGGAACACTACCCTTCCCTATTAAAATCGTAGGCAATAATTACATCATCGTAGCTCTTACAGCAGCCGTATTCGGGATACTTATTTCATGGTTCTTTTCAAAAATAAGCAAAGACTATATTACTAAAAGTTAA
- the rbfA gene encoding 30S ribosome-binding factor RbfA: MESNRQRKVAQIIQEDFAELFRKQAANSKQNILVTVSDVKVTADLSIAKIYLSIFPQEHRNAVMKEIEENKAQYRNFIGQKMAKQVRVIPNLNFYLDTTLDDVEKLERELRGEGDNPVL; the protein is encoded by the coding sequence ATGGAAAGTAACAGACAAAGAAAAGTAGCACAGATTATACAGGAAGACTTCGCAGAGCTTTTCCGCAAGCAGGCTGCCAACAGCAAGCAAAACATTTTAGTAACCGTTTCTGACGTAAAGGTAACGGCAGATTTGAGTATTGCCAAAATCTATTTAAGCATTTTCCCACAGGAACACCGCAATGCAGTGATGAAGGAAATAGAAGAAAATAAAGCTCAGTATAGAAATTTCATCGGCCAGAAAATGGCAAAACAAGTACGTGTAATTCCCAATCTTAATTTTTACCTGGACACTACTCTTGATGATGTAGAAAAACTTGAAAGAGAATTAAGAGGCGAAGGTGACAATCCTGTTTTATAG
- the mce gene encoding methylmalonyl-CoA epimerase yields the protein MKLEHIGIAVKSLGVSDELFAKLLGKESYKKETVEREGVVTSFYETGESKIELLEANNPESPISKFIDKRGEGIHHLAFGVENIYAEVQRLKNEGFQFISEEPKEGADNKLVVFLHPKSTNGVLVELCQEKQ from the coding sequence ATGAAGTTAGAACATATTGGTATAGCCGTAAAGTCTTTAGGAGTTTCTGATGAGCTCTTTGCTAAATTACTGGGGAAAGAATCTTACAAAAAAGAAACCGTAGAAAGGGAGGGGGTAGTTACTTCTTTTTATGAGACGGGAGAAAGTAAAATAGAGCTTTTGGAAGCCAATAATCCTGAAAGTCCGATCTCAAAATTTATAGATAAAAGGGGAGAAGGTATTCATCATTTGGCATTTGGAGTAGAAAATATCTACGCTGAAGTGCAAAGACTGAAAAATGAAGGCTTTCAATTTATTTCTGAAGAACCGAAAGAAGGTGCTGATAACAAATTAGTTGTATTCTTACATCCTAAATCTACCAATGGAGTGCTGGTAGAATTATGCCAAGAAAAGCAATAA
- a CDS encoding site-specific integrase, which translates to MNNNKLSILFLLQKAKVNQQGKCPLRCRITFQQDRKEFSVGLFINPNYWNSKQQKAKPPNDESIFINSQLSLIKNEINQAFLFLQVSSSDFNIEDIYSQYKGHAPKKDKSIIQLFQEHNERVEKLVGKEYSIATLWKFKQAKELLKDFLKSYFNKADYHFKDLNLKFIQDYEFYLKTEKSLAIVTTNKMIQRFRKIVKIAISQDIIYKEPFINYRVKHIKKEIIYLTKEELAKIEDYQFKAERLQMIADMFVFCCYTGLAYNEMVNLEKSHIVKGLDDNEWINMMREKTHNMLSIPLLTKAKKIIEKYDYVDNKRVLPKFSNQKFNSYLKEIADIVDIEKRLTHHLARRTFATTVLLFNDVPMEIVSELLGHSKIGITQQHYAKVVKKKVGEQMSKLNSKLK; encoded by the coding sequence ATGAATAACAATAAATTATCAATACTTTTTCTATTGCAGAAAGCAAAAGTGAATCAACAAGGAAAGTGTCCTCTCAGATGTAGGATTACATTTCAACAAGACAGAAAAGAGTTTTCTGTAGGATTATTCATAAACCCCAATTACTGGAATAGCAAACAGCAGAAAGCTAAACCACCCAATGATGAAAGTATTTTTATCAACTCTCAATTAAGCCTGATTAAAAATGAAATTAATCAGGCTTTTTTATTTCTACAGGTCAGTAGCAGTGATTTTAATATTGAAGATATTTATTCACAATACAAGGGACATGCTCCTAAAAAAGATAAAAGTATAATCCAGCTTTTTCAAGAGCATAACGAAAGAGTTGAAAAATTGGTAGGGAAGGAGTATTCTATAGCAACCTTATGGAAATTCAAACAGGCAAAAGAGTTATTAAAAGACTTTCTTAAATCTTATTTCAACAAAGCTGATTATCATTTCAAAGATTTAAACTTGAAATTTATTCAGGATTATGAGTTTTACTTGAAGACAGAAAAGTCTTTAGCTATTGTTACTACGAATAAAATGATACAGAGATTCAGGAAGATTGTAAAGATAGCTATATCTCAAGATATTATATACAAGGAACCATTTATTAACTATAGAGTTAAACATATAAAGAAAGAAATTATTTATTTAACGAAGGAAGAATTAGCTAAAATTGAAGATTACCAATTTAAAGCTGAAAGATTACAAATGATTGCTGATATGTTTGTATTTTGTTGTTATACTGGGTTAGCTTATAATGAAATGGTTAATCTTGAAAAGTCTCACATTGTAAAAGGTCTAGATGATAATGAATGGATAAATATGATGAGAGAGAAAACTCATAATATGTTATCAATACCTTTGCTTACTAAGGCTAAGAAGATAATTGAAAAATATGATTATGTCGATAACAAACGAGTTTTACCTAAGTTCAGTAATCAGAAGTTTAATTCTTACCTTAAAGAAATAGCAGACATTGTTGATATTGAGAAAAGATTAACTCACCATTTAGCAAGAAGAACCTTTGCTACAACTGTATTGCTCTTTAATGATGTTCCAATGGAAATAGTGTCAGAACTTTTAGGGCATTCTAAGATTGGTATTACTCAACAGCATTATGCAAAGGTTGTTAAAAAGAAGGTTGGGGAGCAGATGAGTAAGTTAAATTCTAAGCTGAAATAG
- a CDS encoding DEAD/DEAH box helicase family protein, producing MYKKLLTVENTPIQYKEIRPTDFEGYNISDEDLIIIKEDEKGYISDFLGSNIDLSIKDTTVINASVGQGKTTALVDMVKRYHQDNNYMVLLVSPFKSLLDQYYSSLLSKGIPYKDIFDYRALEDENFDDENSDPINRRIQLITFNFLLGNSGETYLKQSSKKTEFIDEILGKCKEENRKVVLIFDEVHDAIHNFKEELVFNLFRWRKYVHKIFVSSATYNEASKVVIKYFAELTDRKIKIFESLRKQDEDNLSELNVMIYDHSTYDVDNINLINLFRSEIGKASKINILTYTKALTDRLSKSIIGKEIRKSYGDINICTSDTGNIFDDSKCNMGTNFKTGISINKKDTAYFIFLPQKRSYEKLPGELGVFTEGINTLIQALARPREKARIYVITPNVTSVLVTSNDPIPKSNAIININKQDRLLRLFYDQTKEKLKEEIGYFEDGHTLINARFPDYDQFKLSQGEKYFRVYFDAFGKNLSNYFNWAARNNQFVNCKLKYLFKLDLEIEEGKMLQGIKDYFNSAFYESEMFRYLSPSEQYQQLRESIFSNYVTIKSKDNSIKELKPYGKVEFEKNIIKFIQQYNSPIPYLEDYLGINYENYVDTMSHKETIDTIEKLEPHKKTALLNYKHYKQDDYVISTEEYIRSSMYFAKNTSLKTETISKNEDSLIYLYSKLYDFKDTLTSYLKSNANGQVILPQDKDFKFNSTDFSYLESLIDRLKQHDPTLKNVFNFMQTGISEKKVYSLLKKLYFETDRTSINSGSGKQTYIKRDITDDEHGKTNLIYKHIDFVSLVKSYQEEYTKEYLEAKED from the coding sequence ATGTATAAAAAACTACTAACAGTTGAAAACACTCCAATTCAGTACAAGGAAATCAGACCTACTGACTTTGAAGGCTATAATATTTCTGATGAAGATTTAATAATAATCAAGGAAGATGAAAAAGGATATATCTCTGATTTTCTTGGATCAAACATTGATTTAAGCATTAAAGATACAACAGTCATCAATGCAAGTGTTGGGCAGGGTAAGACAACAGCATTGGTAGACATGGTTAAAAGATACCATCAGGATAACAATTACATGGTTTTGTTAGTTTCTCCTTTTAAGTCTTTGCTTGACCAATATTATTCATCATTACTTAGTAAGGGCATTCCTTACAAAGACATATTCGACTATAGAGCTTTAGAAGATGAGAATTTCGATGATGAAAACTCTGACCCTATTAATAGAAGAATACAGCTTATAACCTTTAATTTCCTACTTGGAAATTCAGGAGAAACTTATCTGAAGCAGTCTTCTAAAAAGACTGAGTTTATAGATGAAATACTGGGGAAATGCAAAGAAGAGAACAGAAAGGTTGTTCTCATTTTTGATGAGGTACATGATGCTATTCACAATTTCAAAGAAGAGTTAGTATTCAATCTGTTCAGGTGGAGGAAATATGTACACAAAATCTTTGTATCAAGTGCAACTTATAATGAAGCTTCAAAAGTAGTAATCAAGTATTTTGCAGAGCTTACTGACAGGAAGATTAAAATATTCGAGTCTCTAAGAAAGCAAGATGAAGACAATCTTAGTGAGCTTAATGTTATGATATATGACCACAGCACCTATGATGTTGATAATATTAATCTGATTAATCTTTTCAGGAGTGAGATTGGTAAGGCTTCTAAAATTAATATTTTGACTTACACCAAGGCACTTACAGACAGATTAAGTAAGAGTATAATAGGTAAAGAAATCAGGAAATCTTATGGAGATATTAATATCTGTACTTCTGATACTGGAAATATTTTTGATGATTCCAAATGTAATATGGGAACTAACTTTAAGACTGGAATAAGTATCAATAAGAAAGATACAGCCTATTTTATATTTCTACCACAGAAAAGGTCTTATGAAAAGTTACCTGGGGAGTTGGGCGTTTTTACAGAAGGCATTAATACCTTAATCCAAGCCTTGGCAAGACCAAGAGAGAAAGCAAGAATTTATGTGATAACACCCAATGTTACTAGTGTATTAGTAACGTCAAATGACCCAATACCAAAGTCCAATGCTATAATCAACATCAACAAACAAGATAGGCTCCTAAGGTTGTTCTATGACCAGACCAAAGAAAAACTTAAGGAAGAAATTGGATATTTTGAAGATGGGCATACTTTGATTAATGCAAGGTTTCCTGACTATGACCAATTTAAGCTGTCTCAAGGTGAGAAGTATTTTAGGGTCTATTTTGATGCCTTTGGAAAGAATCTTTCTAACTACTTCAACTGGGCTGCAAGAAATAATCAGTTTGTTAACTGTAAACTTAAGTATCTCTTTAAGCTTGATCTGGAAATAGAAGAAGGTAAGATGTTACAAGGTATTAAGGATTATTTTAACTCAGCTTTTTATGAGAGTGAGATGTTTAGATACCTTTCTCCATCAGAGCAGTATCAACAACTTAGAGAATCTATTTTTTCAAATTATGTAACTATTAAATCAAAAGATAACAGTATTAAAGAGCTCAAACCTTATGGTAAAGTAGAATTTGAAAAGAATATAATTAAGTTTATTCAGCAATACAACAGTCCTATCCCATACTTGGAAGACTATCTAGGTATTAATTATGAGAACTATGTTGATACAATGAGCCATAAGGAAACAATAGACACTATAGAAAAATTAGAGCCTCATAAGAAGACTGCCCTATTAAACTATAAGCATTACAAACAAGATGATTATGTAATTTCTACTGAAGAATACATCAGAAGTTCCATGTACTTTGCTAAGAATACTTCTTTAAAAACAGAAACAATTTCAAAGAATGAGGACAGTTTAATCTACCTGTATTCAAAACTATATGACTTTAAGGATACTTTGACAAGTTATCTCAAGAGCAATGCTAATGGACAAGTAATACTACCCCAAGACAAGGATTTTAAATTCAACAGCACTGATTTCAGTTACCTGGAAAGCTTAATTGATAGGTTGAAACAACATGACCCCACTCTTAAAAATGTTTTCAATTTTATGCAGACTGGTATTAGTGAGAAAAAGGTTTATAGTCTTTTGAAAAAACTGTATTTCGAAACAGACAGAACAAGTATAAACTCAGGCTCAGGTAAACAGACTTACATTAAAAGGGATATTACAGATGATGAGCATGGAAAGACCAACTTAATTTACAAACACATTGATTTTGTCAGCTTAGTGAAAAGCTATCAGGAAGAGTATACAAAGGAGTACCTGGAGGCTAAAGAAGACTAA
- a CDS encoding AAA family ATPase yields the protein MQLKQSQRQQVKLRLGLSGASGFGKTKSALLLAYGMTQDWNKIAVIDTENSSASLYSDLGSYKVLDLQAPYSPERYIQAIELCEKSGIEVIIIDSASHEWNGSGGCLEIHEKLGGRFQDWANVTPRHQAFINKILQSSCHIITTTRRKMDYSLDIGSNGKTKVVKHGTKEITRDGFEYELTINFELINDNHLAKASKDRTGLFMNKPEFLITPQTGKVILDWCNAGTINQAQVTPSMPKQSYLGTNEINALINKIGDCNAISDLLALYKQYPQYQEELKPEYEARKSFLIKLSNPQNFSTNGVHR from the coding sequence ATGCAATTAAAACAGTCACAAAGACAACAAGTAAAGCTCAGATTAGGATTATCAGGAGCTAGTGGATTTGGAAAGACCAAATCAGCTTTATTATTAGCCTATGGAATGACACAGGACTGGAATAAAATAGCAGTCATAGACACAGAAAACTCCTCAGCTTCCCTGTATTCTGACCTGGGTAGCTATAAGGTGTTGGACTTACAAGCTCCTTATTCACCAGAAAGATATATACAAGCTATAGAATTGTGTGAAAAGTCAGGAATTGAAGTCATTATCATAGATTCAGCCAGCCATGAATGGAATGGTTCTGGTGGATGTCTTGAAATACATGAGAAACTAGGTGGTAGGTTTCAGGATTGGGCTAATGTAACTCCAAGACATCAAGCGTTCATCAACAAGATATTACAGTCAAGCTGTCATATCATTACCACTACAAGAAGGAAGATGGACTATTCTTTAGATATTGGTTCTAATGGTAAAACAAAAGTAGTCAAACATGGAACCAAAGAAATCACTAGGGATGGCTTTGAATACGAATTAACTATCAACTTCGAATTAATTAATGATAATCATTTGGCTAAAGCAAGTAAGGATAGAACAGGGCTGTTCATGAATAAACCTGAGTTTTTGATAACCCCTCAAACTGGTAAGGTGATTCTTGACTGGTGTAATGCAGGAACAATTAACCAAGCCCAGGTAACCCCTTCTATGCCTAAACAAAGTTACCTGGGCACTAATGAGATTAACGCTCTAATTAATAAAATAGGAGACTGTAATGCAATTAGTGACCTTTTAGCTCTTTACAAACAATATCCCCAATATCAGGAAGAGTTAAAGCCTGAATATGAAGCCAGAAAATCATTTTTAATCAAACTGTCTAACCCACAAAACTTTTCAACTAATGGAGTACACAGATAA
- a CDS encoding DUF3871 family protein gives MEYTDNTAVMELHNVQRSSHLNLEAVNIQEAEVFYPSRMNEIKEVEPRSVQPLLISNAVNTIISTTGSTYVHKPFIEANTLQVDLNHLKSECIIPVFSKDNEKTIAHQEFIEIVINTVLKLFPHHSISNPEIRVSHQIKGRTPDAIYKSAKELLDHEKTIYYERMAFIIQIPSIVDTINGNELALTLGGVRSYNLENLYNKKTFEKFKFFIGFQNKVCCNLCVSFDGFVEEMRVGNYRELQEKITHVIQNYNAESHLEVMKSLSHSHLTEHQFAQLLGRSRLYQHLSKKEKLVIPSLNFNDSQLNTVAKDYYEDESFCRNEDGNISLWNVYNLFTQANKSSYIDTFLDRNLNAFEFSRGIQKVHNGDNKYHWFLS, from the coding sequence ATGGAGTACACAGATAATACAGCAGTAATGGAACTGCACAATGTTCAAAGAAGCAGTCACCTTAACCTGGAGGCTGTAAATATCCAAGAGGCAGAGGTCTTTTATCCAAGCAGAATGAATGAAATTAAGGAGGTTGAACCAAGAAGTGTTCAGCCTCTTTTGATTTCTAATGCAGTCAATACTATCATTAGCACAACAGGCTCTACCTATGTTCATAAACCTTTTATTGAAGCTAATACCTTACAGGTAGATTTAAATCATCTTAAAAGTGAGTGTATTATTCCTGTATTTAGTAAGGACAATGAAAAGACCATTGCTCACCAAGAGTTTATAGAGATTGTTATTAATACAGTGTTGAAACTGTTTCCTCACCATAGTATCAGTAATCCTGAAATAAGGGTGTCACATCAAATAAAAGGCAGAACTCCTGATGCTATCTATAAAAGTGCTAAGGAATTATTAGACCATGAGAAGACCATTTACTATGAAAGAATGGCTTTTATTATTCAAATACCATCTATTGTAGATACTATCAATGGTAATGAATTAGCTCTTACTTTGGGAGGAGTAAGAAGTTATAACCTGGAGAACCTTTACAACAAGAAAACCTTTGAAAAATTCAAGTTCTTCATTGGCTTTCAAAATAAGGTTTGCTGTAATTTATGTGTTAGTTTTGATGGTTTTGTAGAAGAAATGAGAGTTGGAAATTATCGTGAACTACAGGAGAAAATTACTCATGTGATTCAAAACTACAATGCAGAAAGCCACCTGGAGGTTATGAAATCTTTATCTCATAGTCACCTTACAGAACATCAATTTGCCCAGCTCTTAGGTAGGTCAAGGTTATACCAACATCTATCCAAAAAGGAGAAATTGGTAATTCCAAGTCTGAACTTTAATGACAGTCAGCTTAATACAGTTGCAAAAGACTATTACGAAGATGAAAGCTTTTGCAGGAATGAAGATGGAAACATTAGCCTATGGAATGTGTATAATCTCTTTACACAGGCTAATAAGAGTAGTTATATAGATACTTTCCTTGACAGGAACTTGAATGCTTTTGAATTCTCAAGAGGTATACAGAAAGTACATAATGGTGATAATAAGTACCATTGGTTTTTAAGTTAG
- a CDS encoding helix-turn-helix transcriptional regulator — MEKIDFQIALGKRIRQLREEKKMSQAELALLCNFEKSNMNRIETGKTCPSSFTLYKISISLEVKLSEITNVIE; from the coding sequence ATGGAAAAAATAGATTTTCAAATAGCTTTAGGTAAGAGGATAAGACAGCTAAGAGAAGAGAAAAAAATGTCTCAGGCTGAATTAGCCCTGTTATGTAATTTCGAGAAGTCTAATATGAACAGGATTGAAACAGGTAAAACCTGCCCCAGTAGTTTTACCTTATACAAGATTTCCATTAGCTTAGAAGTGAAACTTTCTGAAATTACAAATGTGATAGAGTAA
- a CDS encoding JAB domain-containing protein produces the protein MNTETTVSEIQVTYHPFKISQTKLTMSTDVIEVIRTIWDNRIIEMQEEVKILFVNSSNTVIGFYSLSKGGITSSLVDIRLILSVALKCLATGLILVHNHPGGNLNPSNADLAIVKKLNTACKLLDIALLDSIIITKEHYVSFNDEGLL, from the coding sequence ATGAATACAGAAACAACAGTATCAGAGATACAGGTAACATACCACCCCTTCAAAATATCTCAAACTAAGCTCACCATGAGCACTGATGTAATAGAAGTTATCAGAACAATCTGGGATAATAGGATAATAGAAATGCAGGAAGAGGTAAAAATACTCTTCGTAAACTCTTCAAATACTGTCATTGGTTTTTATAGTTTATCCAAAGGAGGTATTACAAGTAGCTTAGTAGATATTAGACTGATTTTATCAGTAGCGTTGAAATGTTTAGCAACTGGATTAATATTAGTACATAACCACCCAGGTGGCAATCTTAATCCAAGTAATGCAGATTTAGCTATAGTAAAGAAGCTTAATACAGCTTGTAAGCTACTTGACATAGCTCTTCTTGACAGTATCATCATTACAAAAGAACATTATGTGAGTTTTAATGATGAAGGACTATTGTAG
- a CDS encoding DUF4861 family protein produces MNKKSKLGLSYAIVCIGANFMNAQVSVQVKNNLNFARNEVVAVPVSQLKSFLGKNKESDLRIKDAQNNYLIIQWIDHNGDEQHDELLFQTKVDAKKTSFYTIVADAKTPVPVSNVTTYSRLVPERADDYTWENDKIAFRVYGPKGQQEALAGVKGSTLSSGVDIWLKRTEKSIINNWYKGYLTDSMYYHRDTRGEGYDPYQVGDSRGTGGIGIWKDGKLQVSQNFVMSKTIAEGPLRTVFELTYNPWSEFGVKETKRISLDLGSNFSKFESTFEAEKQVPNYTIGITLHKNEGEAKLNNKNGYYLHWEKIDDAFVGEGIVVDPQIVKKSIAFTSEISDQSNLLVITKPQKKLIYYAGFAWQKSGQIQTQKDWEDILEKQAQIIANPLEIKVK; encoded by the coding sequence ATGAATAAAAAATCAAAACTTGGATTAAGTTATGCAATCGTTTGCATAGGTGCAAATTTTATGAATGCACAAGTTTCTGTTCAAGTTAAAAATAATCTGAATTTTGCACGGAATGAAGTGGTTGCAGTTCCGGTGAGCCAGCTGAAGTCGTTTTTAGGGAAAAATAAAGAATCGGATCTTAGAATTAAAGATGCTCAGAATAATTACCTTATCATTCAGTGGATTGATCATAATGGAGACGAACAGCATGATGAGCTTCTTTTTCAGACAAAAGTAGATGCGAAGAAGACCTCTTTTTATACTATCGTTGCGGACGCAAAAACTCCGGTTCCGGTAAGTAATGTGACAACGTATTCAAGATTGGTTCCTGAACGTGCAGATGATTATACCTGGGAAAATGATAAAATTGCGTTTCGGGTATATGGTCCGAAAGGACAACAGGAAGCTTTGGCAGGAGTAAAAGGAAGTACGCTTTCGAGCGGAGTAGATATTTGGCTGAAAAGAACTGAGAAATCAATCATTAATAACTGGTACAAGGGTTATTTGACGGATTCAATGTATTATCACAGAGATACGAGAGGAGAAGGCTATGATCCTTATCAGGTAGGAGATAGTCGCGGAACCGGAGGAATTGGAATATGGAAAGATGGTAAGCTTCAGGTTTCCCAAAACTTTGTTATGTCAAAAACGATTGCAGAAGGTCCGTTGAGAACGGTTTTTGAATTAACTTATAATCCGTGGAGTGAATTTGGAGTTAAAGAAACGAAGCGAATTTCTTTGGATTTAGGTTCTAATTTTTCAAAATTTGAATCGACTTTTGAAGCTGAAAAACAGGTTCCGAATTATACGATCGGAATTACGCTTCATAAGAATGAAGGAGAAGCAAAATTGAATAATAAGAACGGATATTACCTTCATTGGGAAAAAATTGATGATGCTTTTGTGGGGGAAGGAATAGTTGTTGATCCTCAGATTGTAAAAAAATCAATTGCTTTTACATCTGAAATTTCGGATCAGAGTAATTTGTTGGTCATTACAAAACCTCAGAAAAAACTGATTTATTATGCCGGATTTGCTTGGCAGAAAAGCGGACAGATTCAAACACAAAAAGATTGGGAAGATATTTTGGAAAAACAAGCTCAGATTATAGCAAATCCTTTAGAGATAAAGGTTAAATAA
- the pelA gene encoding pectate lyase, giving the protein MNLKIYVFAFGLTAVNLSAQVKDTLAEKMLIYQLPIGGWGKQLEDKSVVNYSLPLDKDLLRKIKSTGDDHATIDNNATSKEINALIKAYSTTKNPEYLKAAEKGISYLLLMQYKNGGFPQYYPNTGLYRKQVTYNDNAMINALTVLYNVAEGKNDFDVVNSKLKEKSKDAVKRGIDCILKTQVIQKGLPAIWGDQYNEVTLQPDKARAFEPVSLATGESVGIVRFLMLQPVTQDIEKSIKSAVKWFKQNKIEGYRYNVSKVNGKAVRTLTEDKNSVIWARFYDIDNNRPIFGDRDGSVKYNYNEVSEERRNGYSWYGDFAEKLLDKEYPKWLKKNNISDH; this is encoded by the coding sequence ATGAATTTGAAAATATACGTATTCGCTTTTGGGTTAACTGCCGTTAACCTTTCCGCTCAGGTAAAAGATACCTTAGCCGAAAAAATGTTGATCTATCAGCTTCCGATCGGAGGTTGGGGAAAGCAGCTGGAAGATAAATCTGTGGTCAATTACAGTTTGCCTCTGGATAAAGATCTTTTAAGAAAGATAAAATCTACAGGTGATGATCATGCTACCATCGACAATAATGCGACTTCTAAAGAAATTAATGCTTTGATTAAGGCTTATTCGACGACAAAAAATCCTGAATATCTGAAAGCAGCGGAAAAAGGGATTAGTTATCTTCTTTTAATGCAATACAAAAATGGAGGTTTTCCTCAATATTATCCGAATACAGGGTTATACAGAAAGCAGGTAACGTATAATGATAACGCGATGATCAATGCTTTGACGGTTTTGTATAATGTTGCGGAAGGGAAAAATGATTTCGATGTAGTTAATTCAAAATTAAAAGAGAAGTCAAAAGATGCGGTCAAAAGAGGGATTGACTGTATTTTAAAAACCCAGGTTATACAGAAAGGACTTCCGGCGATTTGGGGAGATCAATACAACGAGGTTACTTTACAGCCGGACAAGGCACGAGCTTTTGAGCCTGTTTCTTTAGCTACAGGTGAATCTGTTGGGATTGTAAGGTTTTTAATGCTTCAACCGGTAACTCAGGACATCGAAAAATCTATAAAATCTGCTGTAAAATGGTTTAAACAAAATAAAATTGAAGGTTACCGCTATAATGTTTCAAAGGTCAATGGAAAAGCTGTCCGAACGTTGACAGAAGATAAAAACTCTGTGATCTGGGCCAGATTTTATGATATAGATAATAACAGACCTATTTTTGGTGATCGTGACGGAAGTGTAAAGTATAATTACAATGAAGTTTCAGAGGAAAGAAGAAACGGGTACAGTTGGTATGGAGATTTTGCGGAGAAGCTTCTGGATAAAGAATATCCTAAATGGCTGAAAAAAAATAATATTTCTGATCATTAA